The genomic DNA GGTTCGGTGCGCGCCTACAAGCCGGTGGGCTGCGTCGATTGCCGCATGACCGGCTACATGGGCCGCATGGGCCTGTACGAGCTGCTGAGCATCAGCGAAGACTTCAAGGCTCAGGTCACCAAGGAGCCCAACCTGGCCGGGCTGCGCCGGCAGGCCGTGATCGACGGCATGCGTCCGCTGCGCCTGGCCGGGGCGCTGCGCATCGCCGAAGGCGTCACCACCATCGAGGAAGTGCTGAGCGCGACGCCGCCGCTGGAGTGAACGGCAGCGGCGAGGCCCAGGGGTTATCCCTAGGCTTTCGGTTAGTGGAATCCACATCGGGCTGACCGCCAGCTGACTCGACAATCTCGCATCGAAATTTGTTCGAGGAGACTGTTCGTGAAAATCAAGAGTCAGAAAGACTTTTTCTCGGGACTGATGTTTACGGTCGTGGGCGTGGCGTTCGCATGGGGCGCCACCACCTACAGCGTAGGCAGCGGCGCCCGCATGGGGCCGGGTTACTTCCCGTTGATGCTGGGCATCCTGATGGCCGTCATCGGCCTGGGGATCATGTTCAGCGGCCTGACCGTCGAAACCACCGACGGCGAAAAGATCGGCAAGTGGGCCTGGAAGCAGGTCGTGTTCATCCTGGGCGCCAATCTCGCGTTCGGCATCCTGCTGGGCGGCCTGCCGAGCATCGGCGTGCCGGCCATGGGAATGATCATCGCCATCTACGCGCTCGTGATCATCTCGAGCCTGGCGGGCCATGAGTTCAAGCTCCCCAGCGTGCTGATCCTGGCCACCGTGCTGGCCGTCGGCAGCTATGTCGCCTTCATCTGGGCGCTCAAGCTGCAGATCCAGGTCTGGCCGACCTTCATCACCGGTTGAGAAGAAAGCGCGCAAATGGAATTGTTTGAACACCTCTCGATGGGTTTTGGCGTTGCCTTTACCTTCACCAATCTGCTGTACTGCCTGGTCGGCTGCATCCTGGGCACCTTGATCGGCGTGCTGCCGGGCATCGGCCCGGTCGCAACCATCGCGATGCTGCTGCCCGCCACGTACGCACTGCCGCCTGTGTCGGCGCTGATCATGCTGGCCGGCATCTACTACGGCGCGCAGTACGGCGGCTCGACCACCGCCATCCTGGTGAACCTGCCGGGCGAATCCTCCTCCGTGGTCACCGTGATCGACGGCTACCAGATGGCGCGCAAGGGCCGTGCAGGTCCGGCGCTGGCCGCTGCGGGCCTGGGTTCGTTCTTTGCCGGCTGCGTTGGCACGCTGATCCTCGCGGCCTTCGCGCCGCCGCTGACCGAGCTGGCCTTCAAGTTCGGTCCGGCCGAGTATTTCTCGCTGATGATCCTGGGCCTGATCGGCGCGGTGGTGCTGGCCTCGGGCTCGCTGCTCAAGGCCATCGCCATGATCGTGCTGGGCCTCCTGATGGGCCTGGTGGGCACCGACGTGAATTCGGGCGTGGCGCGCTACAGCTTCGACATTCCGGAGCTCACCGACGGCATCGGCTTTGTGGCCATTGCCATGGGCGTGTTCGGCTACGGCGAAATCATTGCCAACCTTTCGCGTCCCGACGACGAGCGCGAAGTGTTCACCGCCAAGGTCTCGGGCCTGTTCCCGACCAAGGAAGACTTCAAGCGCATGATCCCCGCGGTGCTGCGCGGCACGGCGCTGGGCTCTTCGCTCGGCATCCTGCCGGGCGGCGGCGCGCTGCTGGCGGCCTTCGCGGCCTACACCATCGAGAAGAAGACCAAGCTGCAGCCTGGCGAAGTGCCGTTCGGCAAGGGCAACATCCGCGGCGTGGCGGCGCCCGAGTCGGCCAACAATGCCGGCGCGCAGACCTCCTTCATCCCGCTCCTGACGCTGGGCATTCCGCCCAACGCGGTGATGGCGCTGATGGTGGGTGCGATGACCATCCACAACATCCAGCCCGGCCCGCAGGTCATGACCAGCAACCCCGAGCTGTTCTGGGGCCTGATCGCCTCGATGTGGCTGGGCAATGCGATGCTGATCATCCTGAACCTGCCGCTGATCGGCATGTGGATCAAGCTCCTGTCGGTGCCCTACAAGTTCCTGTTCCCGGCGATCGTGCTGTTCTGCGCGATTGGCGTGTACTCGACCAACAACAACACCTTCGACATCTGGATGGTGGGCATCTTCGGCCTGGTGGGCTACACCTTCTTCAAACTGGGTTGCGAGCCTGCCCCGCTGCTGCTGGGCTTCATCCTTGGGCCGATGATGGAAGAGAACCTGCGGCGCTCGCTGCTGCTGTCGCGCGGCGACTGGAGCGTGTTCGTCACGCGCCCGATCTCCGCCAGCCTGCTGGCCGCCGCGGCGCTGCTGCTGGTGATCGTGCTGCTGCCGGCCGTCAAATCGAAGCGCGAAGAAGCCTTCGTCGAGGTTGACTGAGGGCTCGATTGACAGCGACCCAAGAGGCGCCTTCGGGCGCCTTTTTCTTTTTCAGGGCCTGGCTGCTCTTGGCGGCTTCATGTGCTGGCGCGCCATGGTGAGGAAGGCCATGGCTGCGGGACTGAGCGGATGCTTGGCGAGGCGGATGGCGACGACCGGGTACTCGAGCACCGGGCGCGTGACGGCCACCGCGCGCAGGTTGCCGGGCATCAGCACCTCCACATAGCGCGGCAGGAGCGCCACGCCTGCGCCCGCCTGGATCAGGCCGAAAGCCGTCGACAGCATCGACACGTGGTGGACCACGCGCGGATACACATTGGCCATGCTCGAAAGCTGGCGGCTCACGGCGCGCCATACGTTGGCGTCGGGGTTCACATGGATGAAGGGCAGCGCCTCGAGCTGCCGGGCATCGACCACCACGCGCTGTGCCAGCGGATGGTCGTCGCGCACGAACAGTGCCATGCGCTCGGTGAACAGCGGCTCGGTCGCGAGTTCGGAGTGTTTCTGCCCGATATCGGAACCGAAGCCCAGATCGGCCTCCTGCGAGAGGATGCGCGAGATCATCTGCTCCGCGGTGCTGTCGAGCAGCGTGGTTGCCAGCGTGGGGTGCTTCTGCGAGAACCGGCCGAGCATCGGTGGCAGCAGGGCGCCCGCCGTGAGGTGGCCCACCGCCAGCACCACGCGTCCTTCGCGCAGCTGCGACTGCGAGCGGCAGGCGTCCACCGATTCATCGATCAGCCGCAACGCGCGCACGGCGGTCTCGACCATCATCTGGCCCGCGCCCGTCAGCTGGATGCGGCGGCCCCGCACCACCAGCGGCTGCCCGAGTTCTTCCTCCATGCGCTTGACCAGGTGGCTGATCGCGGGCTGCGTCAGCTGAAGGGCTTCCGCCGCGAGCGTGAAGCTGCCCGATTCGGCCACCGCCGCCAGCGCGCGCAGCTGCTGCAGGGAGACTTCTTCCGCCGCGTTCCTTGCCATAAACCGAACTCATAGTTGAATAACTCGAATTATCTGGCTTGATGCCGGTGCGCTGCATAGCATGCGAGCTTTTCTCCACCAGGCCAGAATCAGCACCATGAAAAGAATCCAGTTCCTCCAAGCGGCCGCAGCGGCGCTTTGCGTGGCTGCGTCGACGCCCGGCCTGGCCCAGGGCTACCCGAACAAGCCGGTGCGGCTCATCGTGCCGTTTCCGGCGGCCGGCGCGACCGACCTCTTTGCCCGCACGCTCGGGCAGAAGATGGGCGAAAAGCTCGGCACCACGCTGGTCATCGACAACAAGCCGGGCGCAGGCGGCGCCATCGGCTCCGACATGGCCGCGAAGGCACCGGCCGACGGCTACACGCTGCTGCTGGCCACCACCAGCACCCACTCCATCGGGCCGGCCATCACCAGCAAGCTGCCCTACGACACGGTGCGCGACTTCACGCCCATCGCGCATGTGGGCGACGCGCCGAGCATCATGCTGGTGCCGGTCAATTCGCCCGCGAAGACCGTGCGCG from Variovorax sp. V93 includes the following:
- a CDS encoding tripartite tricarboxylate transporter TctB family protein, whose translation is MKIKSQKDFFSGLMFTVVGVAFAWGATTYSVGSGARMGPGYFPLMLGILMAVIGLGIMFSGLTVETTDGEKIGKWAWKQVVFILGANLAFGILLGGLPSIGVPAMGMIIAIYALVIISSLAGHEFKLPSVLILATVLAVGSYVAFIWALKLQIQVWPTFITG
- a CDS encoding tripartite tricarboxylate transporter permease; this translates as MELFEHLSMGFGVAFTFTNLLYCLVGCILGTLIGVLPGIGPVATIAMLLPATYALPPVSALIMLAGIYYGAQYGGSTTAILVNLPGESSSVVTVIDGYQMARKGRAGPALAAAGLGSFFAGCVGTLILAAFAPPLTELAFKFGPAEYFSLMILGLIGAVVLASGSLLKAIAMIVLGLLMGLVGTDVNSGVARYSFDIPELTDGIGFVAIAMGVFGYGEIIANLSRPDDEREVFTAKVSGLFPTKEDFKRMIPAVLRGTALGSSLGILPGGGALLAAFAAYTIEKKTKLQPGEVPFGKGNIRGVAAPESANNAGAQTSFIPLLTLGIPPNAVMALMVGAMTIHNIQPGPQVMTSNPELFWGLIASMWLGNAMLIILNLPLIGMWIKLLSVPYKFLFPAIVLFCAIGVYSTNNNTFDIWMVGIFGLVGYTFFKLGCEPAPLLLGFILGPMMEENLRRSLLLSRGDWSVFVTRPISASLLAAAALLLVIVLLPAVKSKREEAFVEVD
- a CDS encoding LysR family transcriptional regulator; translation: MARNAAEEVSLQQLRALAAVAESGSFTLAAEALQLTQPAISHLVKRMEEELGQPLVVRGRRIQLTGAGQMMVETAVRALRLIDESVDACRSQSQLREGRVVLAVGHLTAGALLPPMLGRFSQKHPTLATTLLDSTAEQMISRILSQEADLGFGSDIGQKHSELATEPLFTERMALFVRDDHPLAQRVVVDARQLEALPFIHVNPDANVWRAVSRQLSSMANVYPRVVHHVSMLSTAFGLIQAGAGVALLPRYVEVLMPGNLRAVAVTRPVLEYPVVAIRLAKHPLSPAAMAFLTMARQHMKPPRAARP